In Chrysemys picta bellii isolate R12L10 chromosome 4, ASM1138683v2, whole genome shotgun sequence, the sequence GTATTTACAACTCTAGAAACTAGGTTAAAAGAGGTTTCACGATTACCACATATGCACACGTAGTCAGTTCTTCTCATATCAAGAACTTTTTCATTTAAgtaataatgtaataaaaatgtttttagatcaataattttttttagtaCAGTAGTTTTACTAACTTCACTGTGATAACCAAGCTAACTTTACTACAACTTTTAATGTGATGAAAGTCCCAAAGACATTGAAGACTAGAGGTTCAAAGTATACTGCCTAACTAAAAATTAGGTATGGATAAAAATAACTCAAAGCTTTAATTTCTCTTTATCTGAGGCAAATGGCAATTTCTCTTCACACTTTCCTGTGGCAAACATTCAAGAATGTTTTGAGTCAAGTTGTATTTGTCTTTTAGCTGCTAATCTCAATAACAGCAATGGTTAGATTAGTAGCTGAAAAACAAATAACATCCAATCTAAATTAATGATTGGCTAGAGCTAGTGTGAGTGGGAAGAAAAGTCGAGAAAAAGCCATGACCTAACATTATGGGCTGCATTACAACTACCACTATGTTAACAAGTAGAATATAGAAGGAAAAACAATTACAAGAATTAGCAGAAATATTAGCAAAGGAGTTCTCAATGTTTTGTTATTTGGGTTTGCAACCTGAAAGTCTCGTTGGATCCTTCGCTGATTCTGGATGCTCAGATAGCTGTGGCCAAACATGCTTTTTTCCAACCAAGTCAAAATCTCTTGAGCAATCTGTGTGGACTTTGACAAACAACATTATCCATTCTTCCGGGTGGTCTTACTGCACTGTGCTGTACCTGAACACCATTCAGGAAACTTCAGATGGTGCAGCATGCTACTGTGGGCTTACTGAGCATTTCAAGCAGAGAGCAAGTTACACTTGTGCTCCAGAGTCTGCATTGTCTTTGTTTCCAATTCTTTTCCAGGTGCAAATAAATGTACTGGTTTTCACCTATCAAAAGGTCTGAACAGTATGGGTCTGGGCAACCTTTTCTATAATACTGTGCTGAAGTCAAGACACTTCAACTAACAGCCTCAGGTTTAAAAAGGAAGGGACCTTAACGCTGGGCCTCACTTCTCCAATCTTCCTCCTGGCACAACAGAAAATGATTAAGCTTTGCAACATGCTATGACGCTAATCTACTGTATTATCCTAGATTTTTTCTAAAAGGGTGATTGAGTGGGTAGCACAAGTAGACTTTCAATTTTCAGGAGGCGGGGTACTCTTATTGTTGTATTTCAAATAAGTTGTACATGTGCCTAGACAGCAATGAACAGGCACATTTTTGCACACTTAAGTTCAGCACTTGGGAGATCTTgggtcaattccctgctcttccaGAGTTCCCGTGTAACTTTTGGCAAAGCACTTAGCTTCTTTGTGCCTGGACAGCAGTACTTCTCTACCTCCTatggtgttgtgagaataaatatattaaagactctgaggtgttcagatactacagtgatggggaccATATAATTCCCTAAATAGACAGAGTATAAGGATTATTTTATACACctttttttccctgttttttccagttttccccccttttgagatttttttggggggagaatcTTGCTCGCTGGGTTGTCCCCTCCCATGCAGTGCTGCTGTACCCTCTCCATTAGCAGAACAGTACTGGGAGGAGATGGCAAGGGTTTAAGACCTCCCACAACACTGGCCAAGGATCTGAGTGGGGATGGAGAAGAGATCAAAACCTTCCATTCAGGATGGTTGGAGCAGTCTTTTCTTCCGCATCTGGCAGTGCCCACTCAGCAGCAAGTGAAGGAGCATTTAATAGCTGAGCAATCCCTGTGATAATGAAGAAAATGTAAAGCCTTGCAGTACAATAATTCTGTAATTATAACTTAAGCTGGGCTTGCCTCCCATTTCAATACAACTATTTTGGTTAGAGGGAcattcataatttttttaaaaaaaatcaaatccttaGCTATATTGCTAAAACCAATTTAGAATATTAAATGCAAATAATTCTTAAATTTTTCACCTACAAACTGGGATTtttggtttctttcttttttttaaatctcatctcAGACAATGAAGACAGACTAGTTTATTTTTGCTTGTAGTAAAACACACCTTTaggttctcatgcactagcacCATGCTGCTGGCTTTTGGGTGGAAACTGTGCAGGGGGAATGATTcaaaactgcttttattagactgAAAGTCAATACAAACGTTTCATTGATATTTTTAATGTTCTATACAAAAATGTACACATTTCAGTTGAGCCACATTTGATGAACATTGTCCAGGTGGGGACAATGCCAGATTGTGGCAAATATATTTTGAGGACAAAAGTACATAGATATTAGCTAATTACTGCTTACCCTTTACGTGACTCTTAAATCCAGGATAAGGTGTGAAAACTGCATCTGTTCTGGCACAGCTGTTCTCTAacgaaatttttttaaaaaaagagagagaccttAAGTGCATATTTGTAAATTAAAATGCTCTGACCACTGGCTTTTTGGCTTTTGGCACATCAAATTTAAATTCCTCTTCCTCCAAGGTATGAAAGGCCTAGGCCCCAGTCCTGTGAACACTTATACACAAGTGGAccaattgagttcaatgggactactcacctaTATAAAATTATTCATATGTGTAAACGTTTGCAGGATTAGAACCATAATCAGTTCCAATCTACTTGTGTTCTAATTGTCCTCATCTCCTTGGTCCATTTGTTTCTCCATATCTTCTACTTATTGCTGCCTTTTCTTTCAATCCCTACTTTAGGTTTGGTTTTCTATCTTTCTGTCCATAAACTCTTCTCCCTCTTCTTCAAGTCCCTCCTTAAAGCTAGTTTCTTCCAAGAATCCTTCTTAGTGTAGCATCTTGTTCCGCTTTCCCTTATCTATATTGATGTCTTGTGGCTtgtcattattattaatagtagtaGTTTTGTAGCTTGTAAAATTTTAGCACCTGCCCCCCGCCAAGAACAGAGCCCATCTCTCATTTCCTTTCATATTCTAGCATTTGTATTTTATTCTTGTCCATGTACTTAGAGCTATATTAATGTTTTATAATAAAATGAGCATAGAGAAGTTCTAGAATCAGCTCTTCTGCATGCAAGCTTACTTAATATAACTTTAAAAAGTGACATTTTATTATCTAGCACCTCTTAAACAATCTATTAACCTTTAATGTTTGTCTAACTTTTTAGAATGTTCTTTTCATTCCAACACTTATGAAATTATAAAACAGTGATCTTTGAGATCAAAAACATAGCATGCCCAACAATTACTTGTGATATTTGGGTAAACAGATACTGGGAAGATACTAGAAGACATAGGAAAACTGCAGTATTTTACTCCTTATTTATAAATAAGTCTCTTCAAAACACTTCTATAATTGTTTTGCTCTGGATATTATCACTGAGTGTTTAAGTaggacacatttaaaaaacaaacaatttgacTTAAGACCcttcacattttttcttttaattcaacCCTCTAGTAATTTAAATaagttacaatgaaatatatTCTCTTTTAATCAAACTAACATTATACTTCTCTGAGTTTGGACTTTCAATATACAATTGGTAAGACATTATTTGCACTGCAATTCTCCTGCATTAACTTAATTTAGTGTTCCTTTTTAAAGTCAACAATTACAATAACTTCATAAAGTAAGTATCTTCACATTAATGAGAGCATCTGATTATAGACtctgcagtttttaaaatatagtaaCAGCTCCTCTTCCTCAGTATGGACTCCATGAAACTTAGAAAGATCAGACTAGTTCTGGGAGAGTAATCTCTGCATTTTGTCTATCCAATAATTTCCACATCGCACGTACGAATggtctttaatttaaaaatgaagttaagtttgttttttaaatataagtgacattttaaaacaaaaataatatttaaatttcTAGGAAGATTAAACTCTGGTTGGATAATTACCTTGATTACAATCAATAACATTGCAAAATTCCCTGACATTATTTTCATTGATCTCAGCTTGTTTCCTCTCAATGAAGGCTGATATCCTCCTGTCAATCTGCAGGTAATAAACATGGTGACATGTATCTATTTCATTGTTGTAattcaaaatgaaagaaaaggcaTTTCTCAAATCTAGGCAAGATGGTCACTTACTTCTGCTTTTCCAGCTTTTATCTGGACCACCTCTGAGTCAAAATTAATATGAGCCTCTTTCAGATCTCCTGAATCATAACTTGTATATTTTTCTTCTATCTGTGACGTACTATCAGATAACTGTGAATTTGTATCCAACTTCTTGCCTTCAGTTTTATCTGCATCTTCAACAGGGACTATATTTTCCTCTTTAATCATTGCCTGGAGTTTTTCTAAAAGAGGCTGAAACAAAAAAGGATATATGATAGGGTTCAAAATGGCAACACGCTTCTCATTACAATTTCTAAAATAGACTAGTTAAAATAATTTGAGACACCATATAATATCAACCTAATATACAATCCAataaaaaactaaaaatataGTACTTCCAAATTTTATGTCTTTATGACCACAGCCTGTTACATGTTTGTATATGAGAaattgaaaacaaatccaaaatgtCTAAGCAAATCTGTCTGCTGCTCATCTGTTATAAACCAAATCAAAGCTTCAGCCTTCGCCACCAATGACACTTAATTAACATGTCATTCAGATGCCTACTCAGAACACTAGGCTTAGTATTTTTCCTCCTTAACATGAGAGCCAATGCTCTCACTCTGTAAAGCCCTTACTTTATCACTACATCACTAGAGATTCTCCACTTGAAACTGCAGTTGCCCAAAGTGTATGAGACAACACAGACACGAAATATATATAGGTGTTATGCTGAACAATCATGCTTTTCTTGATATGGCTGATTATCTACTTATATTACGAAATTAAATGAGAGAAAGCACTGGTAGCCGTAGCAGCAAAATAAATGCTTATCATTCCACTGGATGTTCCTGCACAAGATGTAAAAACAAAAGCCTATCAAAAAAACAAGTTGTACTACATGTCTTTCCTCCTGCACACACACTCTTAAGTCTTCCCTGAATTTTATAGCTTCTTTCTCCCCTACAAATCTAGGATTAACTATTACTTATAACAGGACAATTTCTACCAGTCTAGTTTCCTGAAAAGGAATGAAATTAGTATGTCTAAATTTAAGGAGACAGCAAGTAATTTTTACTTGCTTTTAAtcttgcattttgtctttttttgtttgtcaTATTAAAGACTCTTGATGTGTAAAACAAAGGCCCTTTTTTATCCTGTAGACTAGCAAGTTAACAAGTTCCTCTAATTTTACCCCATCCCCCAAATACAATACACTTGGAATCGTTTACTGAACAGATaatatgaaaaattgaaatgtattcAAATCACCACCTTCTTCAGATGTCAGACCACGAAGCAGCAAGAGCTCAATTCTGTTCAGCTATTGACTgtccaaaaaacccaaaaccaacccctccctccccccccccccccaaaaaatcacaattaaattACAGTGTAGTTGCTACTTCTGATAGGGCCAAAAAGTTTCAAATAGTTAAGAAAAATGCAGTGACTGGCTACTTGGCAAAATGAGACATTAATGTCAAAGAAATTACTTTCTTGTTAAACATATTTTCAGCATAGGTTTTAATTGCAGTAAGACACTCCAGGATGTGTCATGCTGGGATAATGCCACTTCTTGAACCACTGAAAGCACTCCATGAGCCTcaaaactcacccaaggcatggaATCATTATCATAGCATGAGACACACCTGCCGTGTCTTATTGCTTAATTATAACCCACCATAGATGGAAATGTATTGAATTTACAATGCAAGTCTAGAAATCAATGGGGCTGCATTTGTTCAATATGCTTATCCATAGTGGCCCGGTAGGCTATTCCCACAACTGTTCTGACAACTCTGTAAGATAACAGGTTTGAGAACCTATGAAGTGTAGAGGAATCCCAAATGTATAATATATTTGCATGCTTCTCAAGTTAAATACCACTACTTCAATACTAAATCAAACAATTGAAATTATGCAGTGTATATAATCTAGTTACATTAAACGTGACCAAAGAGATCAGCATTTAAAAGTGTCCAATAAAATATTTACCTGCAAATATAAAATATGTTGCTGAAGTGCACTAAAGAGCAATGTAGGCTGGAGTGCCGAAGTACTTTGAAGCTTGCTCCAATCGATTACAATTTTCACCACATCATCTCCAAGGTTAAGCTTCAAAAGGGCAAACAAGCATCATCACAAAAATTACATCATTATGCTGTATTACAGAATGTCAGAAGTATATGGGACTTctacagggtaacaaaaattcTCAGCCTGTTGACTGCATTTTTATGTGGGCGAAGAAGAATGGTTTAAAAGTGTTAGTCTTGCATTGAAACTTCAATTGTAACTGACACTCCTCAAATAAATCACTGTGTATGTTTGCATgaagtctgatttaaaaaaaaaaatagtttagttaATCAATGCCATTTTTATTGCATTAACTTAGCCTTTTAATCTCTGTCAAGAGTTAAGTCAGTCTATCAAATCAGCTTCTATCAACTgttacaataaaatattttgtttgtttcttattactgtagtttgcttttattttagcTGGTTTAACAGCATAGCTAGTGACAAGACCAAGCCGCCAATATGCTTGTTTCATAGAGATTATTGCTTTGCAAACAGTGGGAAAAAAATAGGTAAAATGTGTGTTTAATTACCAGTATGTTAAAATAAACTATGGCCTTGATTCTGAGGTGTGCTGAGAAGTGTGGGCACTAAGCACTCTTCCAGATCAGGTTTTAGTCTAAAAagaatttaaattacattttctttTGCAAGAAGCCTACATGAATAAATAATCTTTACCAAACCCTAGGTTACGCAAAATACAGACTGTGCAGCAGGACCTTCTCCACCCCATGAAACCTACTTCAAAATCAAAGTTTAACTTTCTATGCAACTGAACCATTGCAAACTCAGACTACATAAACAAATT encodes:
- the MBIP gene encoding MAP3K12-binding inhibitory protein 1 isoform X2; translated protein: MAAVGESSQRQPDAHKPETLAVPAAREVLSGALRSLPRLTGQLNLGDDVVKIVIDWSKLQSTSALQPTLLFSALQQHILYLQPLLEKLQAMIKEENIVPVEDADKTEGKKLDTNSQLSDSTSQIEEKYTSYDSGDLKEAHINFDSEVVQIKAGKAEIDRRISAFIERKQAEINENNVREFCNVIDCNQENSCARTDAVFTPYPGFKSHVKVSRVVNTYGPQTRSEGTHRSNHKASILLRDCGNQAVEERLQNIEAHLRLQTEFFWQKEESPTTP
- the MBIP gene encoding MAP3K12-binding inhibitory protein 1 isoform X3, which gives rise to MAAVGESSQRQPDAHKPETLAVPAAREVLSGALRSLPRLTGQLNLGDDVVKIVIDWSKLQSTSALQPTLLFSALQQHILYLQPLLEKLQAMIKEENIVPVEDADKTEGKKLDTNSQLSDSTSQIEEKYTSYDSGDLKEAHINFDSEVVQIKAGKAEIDRRISAFIERKQAEINENNVREFCNVIDCNQENSCARTDAVFTPYPGFKSHVKVSRVVNTYGPQTRSEGTHRSNHKASILLRDCGNQAVEERLQNIEAHLRLQTGGPVPRDIYQRIKKLEDKILELEGMSPEYFLSVNFSGKRRKVQLPHKYSLAELDEKINALKQALLRKTNEAKSKEVDDLL